CCTGGTGAAGCTACCTGCCACCGATCTCACGGCATTTTGGCCCCCTTCGCAAGCGTCAGGTATCGACATGACTTCCAGTCACACGTGTTCTTGCCTTTGGTCAGCATCAAAGCTTCGAGTCTCAATTCCAGGGATCGCCTTACCGTATGCACCGTCGTACCCCACCATGAGAAGTCTTTCGATGCCCCCGTATATATCACTGCAAAGAAGATCAAGATGCCTGCGATGGCCGTCGAGCAGTCCAGCGATGCACTAAGCACAAAGTTATACTTATTCCACCAGGTCTTGTAATTCTTTTTTACCAAGAGGCCAAAAAGGAGTCCCACTACAACCCAAGACCCATAGTTCGTGCCTGAGGCTGGCGGAATGTATCCCATCCCGCCGAGAAATAGTGGCACATGTACGCGACGCAACCATTTTGCGTTGGGAAACACACGTCGCAGGCCGTATACAGCAATTGGTAGAAGAAATCCAAGCAGGAAGAACCAAAGAAGTGGCCGATACGACGCTCCAGGGGCAAAAAACTTGCGAGGCCCAACGGCCCCCCATACCATACTGGTATTGAAATGAGTGCGAGAGAATGGACAAGTGAATCCATTGGCCGCTTTGGAGGTGCAAATATTTGGTATATGGTTGAGAGCCCAGTTCAGCACCGCGACTTGGGAAACAGTACCAACAACCAAGCCCACCGCCTGCACGAGGAACAGGTGGCGCGGGGGAATCTGCTCTTTTTGTCAGCTGCTTTGATCAAGAATCGAACGAGGTATAGCGATACTTGCATTACAGTAAATCCCGAGCTTAAGATCCTGCGCAAAGGCAAGACCTTTGGTGGTGGATATGGACCCAAGGGAAAAAAACCAGATGTTAGCAAGGACTTTCCCTTCCCAAACATATCCAGCAACCAGGCGGCAGAAGAGCTCAATGCTAATTTTTGTATTTGTGGTTGCGAATACCCAAGCaatctgtttttttttccgtcAGCTTTGGGTTCCCAGAAATGCATTTCAATGCAATCAAATCACGCACCGGGATGAAAAAAACACCGGATATTACAAAAGCTAGAATCGCGCCGTACCAACGGAGTTGTACGGCGTAGTATTCACAAGAAAACATGGCAAAAAATAATCCGAGAAGAGTGGCAGCGCCGTACCACCACAAAGGTGCTTGTGAATAATGCGAAGACAAGTCTTGCTCGGCAGTGTTTTCATGTGTATCAGAGTCTCGCTTAGGCCATAATTTTGCTTCCCGGACTTGCCGCACAAGGCTGCCAATTTCATGTCGCTTTTCAAGAAATAGCCATGTGAAAAGAGACGCAAATGTTGCAAAAGCAAGACCAAACTTGTTCAGCGCATATGTTACGGGCAATCGGATCTATATGTGGTGTAAGTCAGTTCAGTTTTGCTATAATTGAAGGCAGCACGTACGTCTGAGTAGGCAGCAAATTTGGCCTCATCAAAGGTGAAGCCATTCTTCGCATTTATCACCCTTGATACATTGTACACCTTGGCGGTGTTGTCGAATATTGAATTGCTTTGCAAAGGGAGGTAAGCTGATAGCCACGTGTTGGAGTAATATAAGGCCGGGGTTATGATCCATATCCAGAAAACGACAGCAGCAAGGATATTGAAGATCACCCAGGTTGGGACAATGAGAGGCGAGCCGATATACGAGATTTGGCTCCCTATTCTGGCATGTTAGTGCCCTTGATAGAGCTCTGCTACCGAACAAGGGTCCAAATGCCAGTGCTTACAGTCAAAGGTAAAAGGGAGCAGCCCCATTCCACTCTTCATACCAAAAACTTGGTTGACAACTGCGTTCTTTGGCGCAATCCAGCAGATCCAAGTGAAATAGCCAAGAGCAGGAAAGATCAGGTCGGGAAACCAATACCAAATAAACCCAGCAGCAAACGTCCACAGAAAGAATTTGTAACGCGTCGACCTCCAAGTATGGGCGTGACTAGACGACACGGACTGTCAGCCTCGGGTTTCCTGGTATTCACTTGTGTCACTTTAGCCGACCTACCTCGAAACGTTTTGTTTGCTATTCCCTCCATGAAGGGCGGCGTTGAGAGCAGTATTGCCTAAAACCCCAGGCCAGACCAACTCACGCGGCTCTACGACGAGTGAACGGGCGAGACcagcaaagccaaagccaaacaGAATGGTTGCCAGTGTGATCATCAACTCAAAGCCCCAACCTGCCTCGAGTCCGTAAAATACTCGTTGTTCAGTCAAAACATCGGCACTAAGACGCGTCATATAGCTCAAGTTGGCAAGAATATAGATCAAGATATTCTCCTGGAATACTTGCTCAGCGGGTCTTTTAATGTCTATCGTGCGGTATATACTATCGGGCGCTTACCTTGTGATTAAACCGACACGGGTTCAAACTGTGGCGTGTGCCAAATACTGTGACACCCCAGTCTGGCACCACGAGCTCCCAGGCTTTGCCTACGGGATAGGCCAAGAACTGGATCGCCGATTGAGACAAGGAGACGGATGGGAACCGGAAGGTGTAGAGGGTATTTACGCCACTACCGATGATGCAAAAGCCTATACCGATAAACCACATCCTCAACGTGAGACAAGGTAGATTCGGGTCATCGCCACTCATGTCGACACCGGCGGCCGAGAGAACATCGCTATCCGATGCATGGTCTTTGAAACAAGTCAGTATTCTTCCGTCAGAGGAACAAGAACAGCTCAGCTGCCCCACTTGCCGTCGAGTTGTTTCGAGTGTTTCTCGGTATCTTGGTTATCTTGTGATGCATCGACAGTCAAAGTATCGATGGCTTTGGGATTCATGTTGAGGTCTGGCATGGCGATGCCGTACAAGAATCTTGGTCTTTCGACATGTCCAAGAAGGCAATCTGATGATCAGATAAGATGAGATTTCCCATCTTTTATTACAGAAGAAACAACTGCAAAGTAAGCATATGGCTCGTTCCACTCCGGCTGGCAGGGTGGACACTGCAAGTGGACCGTGAAGCATAGCCACCGTTGGGAGCGAAATTGCAGCATGGTGTTGCATTCTTTCTGCTGCCGATTAGCCGTGAACGGTGGAGAAATTTTACATAACCAGCAAGGCAAAAGACGCAGAATGCAACTGCAATTGGTGCTGGAGACGATCGTCACAAAACCCGAAAACGCCAAGAGATGATAGCCTTGATCTGGATGCTGGATATCTCTCGGTGGATACCCAAAGTGGCAAATAGTACGGGAACAGGTTGGAAATAACACCATGACCAAATCGTATCGGATGATTCCAGGCTTATGAGGAGCGAATGGAACTGGTTATCTCCGTTGCAAATGCTGTTGTACACCGTGTATCCTGAATCTTGGTGTAGAAATCTACGGACCTGCAGGCATCACGGCCAAAAGACACAACCGTCCTCTACCATCTAGACCAGCAGGGACTTTTTGTGCGGGCTCTCTTTGGCTAATGGAGTTTCTCTCATGTGTGTGGTGCATTTCGCTCcgacgagaaaaaaaaccctcGGGAAGTTTCCGAGACGGTATCGTGCAGCATCACACTGTTCGGAACAGACTATTTGGATCAAGCTGCAGCTACAGCATGGTATGTTCGGGACAGAGCGGCTGAGTGGGCAGATTGGGCAATCTACGCGGCGTTACGTCGGGGTTCACGACGATTGTGCGTTCGAGAAGCCCAAGTTCCAACCCAGAGTTGAGCTGAGTTGCTGCGTAAAGCTCCAACTGCAGGTCCGCTGGCATGGAAATGGAATGGaatggcaaggcaaggccATGGTTTGTTACAGCGGCAGTCAACCTTAATTTAATTCAATTTGATGCTCGGGCCGCGAAAAGCTTAACGGCAGTAATGGCGAGTTTCGCAGGttgaagacgacgtcgtctGTGTTCCGTCCGGTCGATACAAAAGCATCGCGGCCCCAGACGCCAGTGGCGCACGGGAAGCCCCCCAATGCCGCCCAAGACGTGTCAATAAATTACACAACGTAATCTTGCTGACTCCCGGTTGTGTATATCACTTCTCAGTCCAAATGGCTCGACTGTGAGTAATGGTGGAGGGAATTGACCATCCTTGTTCATCTTTCCTCGTCACTGACTTCCTTTGCAATGAGTTGCCATATTTGAGGACAACCAAAAATGGGCTGTTGACGTTCAGCATTCGGCGCGCTCTCAAATTCAGCCTTGGAAATGAACGACTTCAATATAAAACCATGCTTTAGCATCTCCCTACGCCGTCTCTTTCTCCCCGAACGAAGATGACTGTCCGTATTCTCCAACAACAGGCGGCACAGGATGCTCGCCAAACGGCCGCCTCTATGCCCATACACAAATCCGCAGTCATGGCCCTCGGCTAATAAAATACAGGCCGCAAGACCCTGCCGTCCCTACAAGCAAACGTTACAACAAGCTCAAGTCCCTCTGCGAAGCACACGACTCTGAGGACGCATGGGTGCGGGGCATCGACGCCCAAGACACGTACATTGGATTTctcatcatgtccatctgGGCCCGGAAGAATGGCACTGCACTCTACATGGGGCTTTATGATTTCTCGTCGCTATCTAGGAATGGCGTTTGGGTCACGGGCGACACAACTGGCCATCGAGCATGTGAAGACGAATCACCCACAGGCGAAGCTGGGGAGACTCGGGCGCTGGGGAGCTGACTTCTCCGACGAGTTTTCAACGTTATTGAATGTTAGCCTACAGGGGACTAGAGGCTTCGGAATGGGAAAGGGGAGATTGTGATGGGATTAGACGTTCATCATGGCCCCTGTCCCTGCTAGCTTGGTGAGCATACGACGAAACGACTATGTTGGTCTGTCTAACCACTTGACAGGCAGACAATCATGTGCATCACCATTCCCCAGCCTCGGTTGGCGATATTCCCCAGGATTTCTTCCCCAGGATTTCGTCCCCGGATTTCGTCCCCGGATTTGCTTCTCCAGGTTCTTCTTCCCCAGCCGTTCCTGGTTCCACCTGTCGCTCGGACACGTTCTACGCTCTCCCCAAACTAGTCGACTAGTGGGTTGCAAAACGGGATAGAAGCACACCAAAGCTGCAGTAGCGGATCACGGGGACGACAATGTATTCTCAGCTACACAGTCATGTTCCAGCGCCGGCCTTGGTCGACGTCGACCATCGCCTGCCTTTCCAAGACAACTGGCCACACAGGGTTGTACTGTTCAAGACCCTAGGCTGGCACCATCCCTTGCCTTGACTCAAGATGTAACCGCAGTGTCCAGGTACGAGAATCGCAATGGCATTTCAGACGCTACAGAGCAGAGCTTCACAGGTTTTCGAGTGACGAGGAGCCGAGGCCATAGTCGACGACACCCAAGCAAGGAACGCTTCATACAGAGAGCGGGGAATCATCTACACATGTAGTATAGATATATTAATCTTGTGTCCTCTTTGGAATGTCTTGTTTCATGGTCTGCCCCCGTGGACCCCAAATAACGTCTTGCTCTTTCAGCCAAGCCCATTCAACAAACCTTGTATCTTAAACGAACCTTTATTGGCGTTCTGATCATCTCTCACAGcagccgccgtcaccatgttCCGCATCCTCCTGATTTCGCTGTTGCGCTTCCTGGGCTTAGTCTCCGTCAGCCTCCCTCTCGTCTCAAGTCGGGCGTTGAACCAGCCACGAGCTCTTCCCCCAAGCATAGATTCCTTCTATAAGCCGCCTGCGGGCTTTGAATCCAAAGCGCCCGGCACTATTCTACGCCAACGCCTTGTTATATCGTCCTTTTTCGGACTCATCCCAGACCCAGTTGAAACATGGCAACTCCTCTATCGCACAACAGCCATTGACGGCTCGCCCATTGCCACAGTGACGACAATCTTTAAGCCTCTCTTCCCCAAGAAGGACCGCTTCGTCTCGTTCCACACGGCATACGACAGCTCGGCCTCCATTTGCAACCCCAGCTACAACTACCAACTAGGTGCCCTGCAGGTTGACCTGATTTCATCAGCCGAGTTTCTCCTATTACAAACCTATCTGCTCTCCGGCTACATCGTGGCGTCACCAGACTATGAAGGGCCCGATGCGGCCTTCAGCCCCGGCCGACTCGAGGGGATGGGTGTCCTAGACGGCATGCGAGCCGTGGTGAATTTCAAAAACACACTGCACTTCTCCACGTCCACCCCCATGATTGTCGGCGTCGGGTACTCTGGCGGCGCCATCGCAACTGGCTGGGCGGCCTCCCTCCAGCCAACGTACGCCCCGGAGCTGGCCATGAAGGGCTGGGTGCAAGGCGGCACTCCAGCCAACCTCACGGGCATTCTGACATTCATTGACAATACCCTGTTTAGCGGCTTCCTGcccgccgccatcgacggCCTGACGAAGCCAAGCGCGTACGGCGCGCAGCTGGGCCCCCTCGTCGAGAGCATCGTCACGCCACGCGGCCGGGACATCCTCAAGTTCGCCAACACCAActgcgccgtcgccaacCTCATCGCCTTCCCGGAGCAGTCGGTGCTGTCCACCAGCATCCAGAGCCTCGGCCCCGGCCTCCTGTACCACCCGGACGTCGTGGCGGTCCTGCAGCGAAACACCATGGGCGTTTACAAAAACGAGACGCCCACGGCGCCCGTGTTCGTCTACCACGCCAGCAACGACGAGGTTGTCCCGTACGCAAACGCCTCTACCCTGGTCGACGCGTGGTGCGGCTACGGCGCCAGCGTCAAGTTCACCACGTTTGCCAACGGCGGGCACGTCACCACCGAGGTtgtcgccatcctcgacGCCCTGCAGTTCGTCAAGGACGCCTTTGCCGGCACGGTCCCCGGCGGCTGCTCGCGGAATACGGAGCTCAGCAGCACCCTGAACCCCA
The DNA window shown above is from Metarhizium brunneum chromosome 1, complete sequence and carries:
- the isp4_2 gene encoding Sexual differentiation process protein isp4, whose translation is MPDLNMNPKAIDTLTVDASQDNQDTEKHSKQLDDHASDSDVLSAAGVDMSGDDPNLPCLTLRMWFIGIGFCIIGSGVNTLYTFRFPSVSLSQSAIQFLAYPVGKAWELVVPDWGVTVFGTRHSLNPCRFNHKENILIYILANLSYMTRLSADVLTEQRVFYGLEAGWGFELMITLATILFGFGFAGLARSLVVEPRELVWPGVLGNTALNAALHGGNSKQNVSSHAHTWRSTRYKFFLWTFAAGFIWYWFPDLIFPALGYFTWICWIAPKNAVVNQVFGMKSGMGLLPFTFDWSQISYIGSPLIVPTWVIFNILAAVVFWIWIITPALYYSNTWLSAYLPLQSNSIFDNTAKVYNVSRVINAKNGFTFDEAKFAAYSDIRLPVTYALNKFGLAFATFASLFTWLFLEKRHEIGSLIPPRHLFLVQAVGLVVGTVSQVAVLNWALNHIPNICTSKAANGFTCPFSRTHFNTSMVWGAVGPRKFFAPGASYRPLLWFFLLGFLLPIAVYGLRRVFPNAKWLRRVHVPLFLGGMGYIPPASGTNYGSWVVVGLLFGLLVKKNYKTWWNKYNFVLSASLDCSTAIAGILIFFAVIYTGASKDFSWWGTTVHTVRRSLELRLEALMLTKGKNTCDWKSCRYLTLAKGAKMP
- the LIP6_0 gene encoding Lipase 6 produces the protein MFRILLISLLRFLGLVSVSLPLVSSRALNQPRALPPSIDSFYKPPAGFESKAPGTILRQRLVISSFFGLIPDPVETWQLLYRTTAIDGSPIATVTTIFKPLFPKKDRFVSFHTAYDSSASICNPSYNYQLGALQVDLISSAEFLLLQTYLLSGYIVASPDYEGPDAAFSPGRLEGMGVLDGMRAVVNFKNTLHFSTSTPMIVGVGYSGGAIATGWAASLQPTYAPELAMKGWVQGGTPANLTGILTFIDNTLFSGFLPAAIDGLTKPSAYGAQLGPLVESIVTPRGRDILKFANTNCAVANLIAFPEQSVLSTSIQSLGPGLLYHPDVVAVLQRNTMGVYKNETPTAPVFVYHASNDEVVPYANASTLVDAWCGYGASVKFTTFANGGHVTTEVVAILDALQFVKDAFAGTVPGGCSRNTELSSTLNPIALGVALEPLLIGLIEVLAIAGKNDANILKDIKTLGKH